The stretch of DNA CATGTTGAGTGGATTTGCCTGCTCAACTTCCTCACGGCTTGGACGCGCATGACCAGCAGCGCGCTTTCCCTATCCTCCTGCGTCCCCCCATCGTTCAAGCGGATTTAGGTGGTACAGGAATATCAACCTGTTATCCATCGCCTACGCCTTTCGGCCTCGGCTTAGGCCCCGACTAACCCTGAGCGGACGAGCCTTCCTCAGGAAACCTTGGGCTTTCGATGAAAGAGATTCTCACTCTTTTTTCGCTACTCATACCGGCATTCTCACTTCTAAGCGCTCCAGCCGTCCTCACGATCGACCTTCACAGCCCTTAGAACGCTCTCCTACCACTGACATCGTAGATGTCAATCCGCAGCTTCGGTGGTGTGTTTAGCCCCGGTATATTTTCGGCGCAGCGTCACTCGACCAGTGAGCTATTACGCACTCTTTCAATGATGGCTGCTTCTAAGCCAACATCCTGGTTGTCTAAGCAACGCCACATCCTTTTCCACTTAACACACACTTTGGGACCTTAGCTGGCGGTCTGGGCTGTTTCCCTTTCGACCATGAACCTTATCACCCATGGTCTGACTCCCAAAGTAGATTGATTGGCATTCGGAGTTTGACTGAATTCGGTAACCCGATGAGGGCCCCTAGTCCAATCAGTGCTCTACCTCCAACCATCATCCTTTGAGGCTAGCCCTAAAGCTATTTCGGAGAGAACCAGCTATCTCCGTGTTCGATTGGCATTTCACCCCTACCCACACCTCATCCCCGCACTTTTCAACGTGCGTGGGTTCGGGCCTCCAGTCAGTGTTACCTGACCTTCACCCTGGACATGGGTAGATCACACGGTTTCGGGTCTACGACCACCTACTATGTCGCCCTATTCAGACTCGCTTTCGCTGCGGCTCCGTCTTTTCAACTTAACCTTGCAGGGGATCGTAACTCGCCGGTCCATTCTACAAAAGGTACGCCGTCACCCATTAACGGGCTTCGACTACTTGTAGGCACACGGTTTCAGGTTCTATTTCACTCCCCTTCCGGGGTGCTTTTCACCTTTCCCTCACGGTACTGGTTCACTATCGGTCACTAGGGAGTATTTAGCCTTGGGAGATGGTCCTCCCGGATTCCGACGGAATTTCACGTGTTCCGCCGTACTCAGGATACACTCCGGAGGAAACCACATTTCAAGTACAGGGCTCTTACCTTCTATGGCGGGCCATTCCAAGCCGCTTCGTCTACATGGTTTCTTTGTAACTCCAAAGGAGTGTCCTACAACCCCAGAAGGCAAGCCTTCTGGTTTGGGCTGATTCCGTTTCGCTCGCCGCTACTTGGGAAATCGCATTTGCTTTCTCTTCCTCCGGGTAATGAGATGTTTCAGTTCCCCGGGTCTGCCTCGCATCACCTATGTATTCAGTAATGCGTACTATCCAATAACGGATAGCGGGTTCCCCCATTCGGAAATCTCCGGATCAAAGCTTACTTACAGCTCCCCGAAGCATATCGGTGTTAGTCCCGTCCTTCATCGGCTCCTAGTGCCAAGGCATCCACCGTGCGCCCTTCTTCACTTAACTAATAACGCATGATGCATTAAATCGCGACAATATATATTGTCTTGCTTTAAAGTTTGATGTTCTGGCATGTTGTTTCTTATCTAGTTTTCAAGGTTCACAAGAGAGATTGATCTCTCAAAACTGAACAAACAACCCAATTACGTGTCTACTACGAAGTAGTAGTTCCAATTATCCTTAGAAAGGAGGTGATCCAGCCGCACCTTCCGATACGGCTACCTTGTTACGACTTCACCCCAATCATTGATCCCACCTTCGGCGGCTGGCTCCAAAAGGTTACCTCACCGACTTCGGGTGTTACCAACTCTCGTGGTGTGACGGGCGGTGTGTACAAGGCCCGGGAACGTATTCACCGCGGCATGCTGATCCGCGATTACTAGCGATTCCGGCTTCATGCAGGCGAGTTGCAGCCTGCAATCCGAACTGAGAATGGTTTTATGGGATTTGCTTAGCCTCGCGGCTTCGCTGCCCTTTGTACCATCCATTGTAGCACGTGTGTAGCCCAGGTCATAAGGGGCATGATGATTTGACGTCATCCCCACCTTCCTCCGGTTTGTCACCGGCAGTCACTCTAGAGTGCCCAACTGAATGCTGGCAACTAGAATCAAGGGTTGCGCTCGTTGCGGGACTTAACCCAACATCTCACGACACGAGCTGACGACAACCATGCACCACCTGTCACGCTGTCCCCGAAGGGAACGCCTTGTCTCCAAGGTTGTCAGCGGATGTCAAGACCTGGTAAGGTTCTTCGCGTTGCTTCGAATTAAACCACATGCTCCACCGCTTGTGCGGGCCCCCGTCAATTCTTTTGAGTTTCAGCCTTGCGGCCGTACTCCCCAGGCGGAGTGCTTAATGCGTTAACTTCAGCACTAAGGGGCGGAAACCCCCTAACACCTAGCACTCATCGTTTACGGCGTGGACTACCAGGGTATCTAATCCTGTTTGCTCCCCACGCTTTCGCGCCTCAGCGTCAGTTACAGACCAGAGAGTCGCCTTCGCCACTGGTGTTCCTCCACATATCTACGCATTTCACCGCTACACGTGGAATTCCACTCTCCTCTTCTGCACTCAAGTTCCCCAGTTTCCAATGACCCTCCACAGTTAAGCTGTGGGCTTTCACATCAGACTTAAGAAACCGCCTACGCGCCCTTTACGCCCAATAATTCCGGACAACGCTTGCCCCCTACGTATTACCGCGGCTGCTGGCACGTAGTTAGCCGGGGCTTTCTGGTCAGGTACCGTCAAGGTACAAGCAGTTACTCTTGTACTTGTTCTTCCCTGACAACAGAGCTTTACGACCCGAAGGCCTTCATCGCTCACGCGGCGTTGCTCCGTCAGACTTTCGTCCATTGCGGAAGATTCCCTACTGCTGCCTCCCGTAGGAGTCTGGGCCGTGTCTCAGTCCCAGTGTGGCCGATCACCCTCTCAGGTCGGCTATGCATCGTCGCCTTGGTGGGCCGTTACCCCGCCAACTAGCTAATGCACCGCGGGCCCATCTGTAAGTGACAGCCGAAACCGTCTTTCCATTTCCGATCAGGAGAAAGGAAATACTATCCGGTATTAGCCCCGGTTTCCCGGAGTTATCCCAGTCTTACAGGCAGGTTGCCCACGTGTTACTCACCCGTCCGCCGCTCATTCCGCCAGAATCACCCCGAAGGGGTCATCTGGTTTCCTGCGCTCGACTTGCATGTATTAGGCACGCCGCCAGCGTTCGTCCTGAGCCAAGATCAAACTCTCCATGAAAGTGTTGATGCATTGCTCGTCAGAGCTGACGTTGATCTTACGATCATGTCGTTTAGTTCGTAATTGGTTGTTTTGTTCAGTTTTCAAAGATCAATTTCGTTCTGCCGCTCATTTGGCGACTAGAACATCATATCATGTTTCAACTCTCGTTGTCAACATGTTTTTTTTCTTGCTGTCTACTCCGTTCCGAAGCGACTTGAATAATTTATCACGTTTATGGATATAATGCAAGACTTTATACTAAAAAATATTGAATTGCAGCCAATGATGCAATCCCTGGAATTCCCAATAGACCTGCCAAGACCGCAGTTGCTGCATTGATCGGGATATGAAGACCAGCAAGCGCACCTACTACATTAAATAAAAATAATAGAAAGACACCCAGCACCACTCTGATCGAACCTTTGATCATTAAGCTGAACAGCTTCCCGGAAGTTCCTGAGATAAGTAAGACAACCACTGCTGCCAAAAGCACTCCGATGATAGCATACGACATAATCCATCTCTCCTTTAACTTGTCCTGCTTTCTACACTATGAATACGGACAAAAAAAAAGAACACGCATTGCGTCAAGTACGCAATGCGTTCAAATTACGGTGTCTTGCTTCACGGAGCATGAATAAATACTTGGCTTGTGCCACTTGTAAATCATACTGTCCCATTTCACTTGCATCGACACTTCTTTCTATGATGGATCGGATGCTCATCCAATCATTTTTCATCTTGAATATAGCCTCTAACAACTCTTTATCCACATCGGACTTCTTCAATTTTCTGCCAGCCATTATCTCACCTGCTTTACAGTTCTCTTCTGCCTTCCATTGCTTTGGAAAGGGTGACTTCATCTGCATATTCCAGATCCCCACCCATTGGCAGACCGTGTGCAATCCTGGTTGTCCGTATACCAGATGGTTTGACTAGCTTGGATATATACATCGCCGTCGCTTCGCCTTCTATGTTCGGATTGGTAGCCAGGATCAATTCCTTCACTTCTTCATCCTTTAGACGATTCAATAATGACGGCACATTGATGTCCTCAGGTCCGATGCCATCCATGGGAGAAATCGCACCATGCAATACATGGTACTTCCCATTGAATTCCCGCATCTTCTCCATGGCGATGACATCTTTTGGATCTTGTACGACACAAATGAGAGAGCTATCTCTTGATTCATCCTGACAAATGCTACAAGGATCCTGATCGGTTATATGACCGCAAATGCTGCAATGGGTCAATTCACGTTTAGCGTTCACTAAAGCCTTCGCGAAATCCATGACGTCATCTTCCTTCATGCTAAGCACGTGAAAGGCAAGGCGCACGGCCGTCTTCGGCCCGATTCCAGGCAATTTAGTGAAGCTGTCGATCAGTTTCGAAATCGGTTCGGGATAATACATCTATTCAGCTGCCTCCTAGAACATTCCTCCAGGTAGCCCTTTTGTGAACTGTCCCATTGTCTGGTTGGATTTTTCATCGACTTGTTTCAGCACTTCATTCGTTGCAGAGATGATCAGATCCTGAAGCATTTCCACGTCATCCGGATCCACTACTTCTTCCTGGATGACTACATCGGTTATTTCCTTCTTACCATTGGCGATCACCTTCACGGCACCGCCTCCTGCAGTCGCTTCGAAAGTCATTTCGAAAAGCTCTTCCTGAGCCTGCATCATCTTCTTCTGCATTTTCTGCATTTGTTTCATCATATTATTCATATTCCCACCACCACGCATGGAAAA from Terribacillus sp. FSL K6-0262 encodes:
- a CDS encoding pro-sigmaK processing inhibitor BofA family protein, whose protein sequence is MSYAIIGVLLAAVVVLLISGTSGKLFSLMIKGSIRVVLGVFLLFLFNVVGALAGLHIPINAATAVLAGLLGIPGIASLAAIQYFLV
- a CDS encoding YaaL family protein → MAGRKLKKSDVDKELLEAIFKMKNDWMSIRSIIERSVDASEMGQYDLQVAQAKYLFMLREARHRNLNALRT
- the recR gene encoding recombination mediator RecR; this translates as MYYPEPISKLIDSFTKLPGIGPKTAVRLAFHVLSMKEDDVMDFAKALVNAKRELTHCSICGHITDQDPCSICQDESRDSSLICVVQDPKDVIAMEKMREFNGKYHVLHGAISPMDGIGPEDINVPSLLNRLKDEEVKELILATNPNIEGEATAMYISKLVKPSGIRTTRIAHGLPMGGDLEYADEVTLSKAMEGRREL
- a CDS encoding YbaB/EbfC family nucleoid-associated protein encodes the protein MRGGGNMNNMMKQMQKMQKKMMQAQEELFEMTFEATAGGGAVKVIANGKKEITDVVIQEEVVDPDDVEMLQDLIISATNEVLKQVDEKSNQTMGQFTKGLPGGMF